TAGCATTTGATGATGCTCAAAACAATGATtgtcaaaagaaatataaaagataTTGTGCTTAATGCTATTATCAAATAAAGTGTAATTTCAGAGTATGTCCGAGGACTCTTCACATGTCTCTGAGTGTCAGGGAGAATTTTAGAAACCCTATCCACCACAGCTACTATAATGGCCACAGAGGATGAAAGTGATGGCTCCCCATTGTCACGGACCACCACAGTCAGATTGAAAGTGGTACCACTCTCATCTCCTATCTTTCTAGTAGTCCTAATTTCTCCTGTGTGCAGCTCTACACTAAAGAGGTCCAGGTCAGAAGTCTGGGCTAGATGGTAAAAGAGCCAAGCATTTTGTCCAGAGTCTGAATCCATGGCTATGACTTTGGTGACAAGGTAGCCAGCAGGGGCAGTTCGAGGCACCATctcaatggctgttgatgaattgGTTGAGGTAGGGTACAGAATGTGAGGGGCATGGTCATTCACATCCACCACATACACACTGGCTGTCACAGTGCTGCTCAATGGTGGCTTCCCCTTGTCCTGGGCCTCCACAGTCACAAAAAACTCTCAAAACTTTTCATAGTCAAAAGAGTTGACAGCATAAAGGCTGCCACTGGCACTGTTAATGGAGACATAGGAGGTGACTGGCAGCCCTTGAATCTCCCTCTCTAGGAGGGAGTAGGTCACCTCTGCATTCTCCTTTTCATCTGGGTCTGTGGCTTGCACAGTGCAGCGCAACACTCCTGGCAAATTGTTTTCCTGGATGTAGATGGAATAGGAGTCCTTCAGGAAGCTTGGTGGATTGTCATTGATATCAGAGATTTCAACCTTCAGTGTCCGTTGGGATGTGAGTTGTGGTATTCCCCCATCAGTGGCTATCACTGTGATGTTGTAGGCAGCCACCCGCTCCCGGTCCAGAGGGCCACTCACCACCAGTGTGTAGGAGTTTCCAAAGCCATTCAGCCTGAAAGGCAATGTGGCCTCGAGACCCAGGCTCACTTTCCTGTTGGGGCCCGAGTCTTGGTCATTGACACTAAGAAGGGCCACAATAGTGTTGGGTGAAGCATCCTCAGGCACTGGGCTATATAGGTCCGTCAGCATCACCTCTGGTACATTGTCATTCACATCCACAATGTCCACCAGCACCTTGCAGTGACCCGCCATGGGCACTGGACCCTGGTCAGTCGCCTGCACATAGATCTGGTAGGAGGAGGCCTCCTCATAATCCAGCGCCCCACTCACTCGCACTTCCCTGGTATTGGCATCTATGCTGAAGAGCTGCCTTTCTCGGTCTGAGGTGTAGCTGCTCAAGGAGTATCTGAGCTCACCATTGGAGCCCTCATCCGGATCTGAGGCATTCAGCTTTACCACCAATGTGCCTGGGGGTGCGTCCTCCCGCAACTGGACGCGATAAGTGGACTGGTCAAAGGCGGGGGAGTTGTCATTAGTGTCTAGGACGCGCACAGAAATCTGCGCGGTGCCTGAGCGGGGAGGGCTGCAGCCGTCCACAGCCCTGAGAACCAGGTGGTGCAAGGCTGCCTGCTTGCGGTCTAGGCCCTTACGCAGCACCAGCTCCAGCACCTTACTGTTCTCCTGCAGGGGTTTAAGGTCCAGCTCAAAGTGTTCACTGGGGCTGAGCTCCTAGGTCTGCACTGAGTTGGCGCCCACGTCGGGGTCCTGTGCGCTCTCTATGTGAAAGCGCGCTCCAGGTGCCACCGATTCGCTTCCCTGAAGATGGTACTCGGGCCGCGGGAAGCGCGGCGAGTTGTCATTGATGTCCAATATTTCCACTTCAACTGCGCTCACCGCCACAGGGTTGTGCGCCAGCACCTCCAAGCTAAGCAGGCAGCGAGGCCGCTGCTCGCACAACGCCTCGCAATCAATGCGCTCCTTGAGGAAGAGCGCTCCAGGTATCGCGGTCCAGCTCCAGGTATCGCGGGCTGGGCACACCCAGATGGTTGATGCGCAGGCAGCCAGGCCCCAAACGCCGCAGCTCCAGCCCCAGCGCTCTAGCCACGTTGCCCACGAGTGCGCCCGGTGCTTGCTCCTCAGGCACCGAGTACTGTAGCTGGGAGGCCGCCGGGCCGGGCAGCAGCACCACCAACAGTAGGAAAGACAGCAGCAGCAGCCACGCAGGGGCCGCCAGAGTCGTGGATGCTCTGTCGCCCACAGTCTCGTGCCAGCCTGCTCCTTAGCCTCCGTTGGCGGCGGAGGCAGCCGGGCAGGGCCCGAGGCAGCAGCTTAGCCAGCCCTGATCCACGCCTGGGCCCCGCCTCCGCCTCCGCTTGTGCAGCCCCGCGCAGACTCCAGTACAGTTCTCGCGCTCTCAAGTAGGTCCAGTACAGTAGGTCCTCTCAAGGGGCCCCGGCCCCTCTGTCCCGGCTGATCCCCGATACCCCAGTTCCTCCACTCTTCTCCAGTTGCTCAGCCCGGCTCCGCTTCCTGCAGCTGATGCTGCTGCCGTAGCTGCTCggggggagggaaaaggaagctgaaggggagggggagagggaggagtgtTCCGCAACTCCAGCTCTGATTCCACACCGAAGTGGTGAACAGCAATCTCGGACTGCCCAGCCACTCCAGCCTCATCTCCTCCACCCTAAACCCGCCAGATCCCAGCAGACGGCGGGAACACGGCCACTCCCTGTCTCCCTGCCCCAAAGGTCCTGTTCATCCACTCTCCAAGGTCTCTCCCCAGCTTAAAAGGTCTTGTAAGATTAGTCTGTGAAAAGCAGTTAAGACCTTGGAACTCAGGAGCTATCGGCTCCCTGAAAAAGATTTTCAAGCGCAATCCAGGAAAATAAACTGAGAACCTTAGCTAAGTATGGGGATCTGGGTGGTGGCTCTAACATTTAAAGGACACAAATGCAGGGGCGgtgctctggagccactgggatgggAACTGATTATTTTACCTGACCCCCACTTCGTCTCTGGAACACTCTTTAGTACTACAGAAAGTGTTTAACTCCTAGGGCAAAGGGCAGGGGATAGCAAATGCTGTCTGCCTTTTGGGAGCAAACCTAAAACTAGCATCCCGGGATTCAATACTCAATTCTGCTCCTAGTCAAGCAGTACTTTCAGTATGTACCTTGGCAAATAACCAATATTTCAGTGTTTAAAACTCCATTAGCTCCTTGAAGCTGCAGGCAAACCTTTTATTTGACCCGTTTAGGTCACACTAGGTAAAAAAATTGGTAGAAATTTTAAAAGCTTCTTCCCCTAATCTCCAAATCTTTTTCATTTATCACCCAAGACATTTTCTTTCAagagtgattttaatttttttctttaatagatGACAATGACTTCAAGAGCCTACAAAACCATTAAATTAAGAGTGTTACTCATGATCTTCTAAGCCAGGCTGGAATTTGAACTCATTAATGCtttgcagttaaaaaaaaatctgttattaAGCAAAATATGGAAGGCTGGGATTTATCTTAAAATAGCCAGCAATTTCAATGGCTGCAGCTCATCTTCTATAAATATAAGTTTCCTATAAACCTCTGTGCCTCTGGGTCCCTAAGCCTACCCTTATATTGCTGCAGAAGCAACACACAAATTCTCTACCTTGAATGAGAAGGCAGAGGAGCAGGCATTCCTTTCCCTGCTGTGTCATTGCCCCTGCTTCTCAGTTCTGAATATTCTCTCTTTACAGGCCCTCTTATCTTTCCCACAGAGGTTTAA
This window of the Callospermophilus lateralis isolate mCalLat2 unplaced genomic scaffold, mCalLat2.hap1 Scaffold_107, whole genome shotgun sequence genome carries:
- the LOC143386220 gene encoding LOW QUALITY PROTEIN: protocadherin alpha-C2-like (The sequence of the model RefSeq protein was modified relative to this genomic sequence to represent the inferred CDS: inserted 1 base in 1 codon; deleted 1 base in 1 codon; substituted 3 bases at 3 genomic stop codons), encoding MSLKRRLIVLVLCLPSQSLRENTVVGAYDPETSKWTTSEVSLLEDEEIAERQFGGGDEAGVAGQSEIAVHHFGVESELELRNTPPSPPPLQLPFPSPRAATAAASAAGSGAGLSNWRRVEELGYRGSAGTEGPGPLERTYSAASGPARLPPPPTEAKEQAGTRLWATEHPRLWRPLRXLLLLSFLLLVVLLPGPAASQLQYSVPEEQAPGALVGNVARALGLELRRLGPGCLRINHLGVPSPRYLELDRDTGALFLKERIDCEALCEQRPRCLLSLEVLAHNPVAVSAVEVEILDINDNSPRFPRPEYHLQGSESVAPGARFHIESAQDPDVGANSVQTXELSPSEHFELDLKPLQENSKVLELVLRKGLDRKQAALHHLVLRAVDGCSPPRSGTAQISVRVLDTNDNSPAFDQSTYRVQLREDAPPGTLVVKLNASDPDEGSNGELRYSLSSYTSDRERQLFSIDANTREVRVSGALDYEEASSYQIYVQATDQGPVPMAGHCKVLVDIVDVNDNVPEVMLTDLYSPVPEDASPNTIVALLSVNDQDSGPNRKVSLGLEATLPFRLNGFGNSYTLVVSGPLDRERVAAYNITVIATDGGIPQLTSQRTLKVEISDINDNPPSFLKDSYSIYIQENNLPGVLRCTVQATDPDEKENAEVTYSLLEREIQGLPVTSYVSINSASGSLYAVNSFDYEKFXEFFVTVEAQDKGKPPLSSTVTASVYVVDVNDHAPHILYPTSTNSSTAIEMVPRTAPAGYLVTKVIAMDSDSGQNAWLFYHLAQTSDLDLFSVELHTGEIRTTRKIGDESGTTFNLTVVVRDNGEPSLSSSVAIIVAVVDRVSKILPDTQRHVKSPRTYSEITLYLIIALSTISFIFLLTIIVLSIIKCYHYTAYGTSCCGGFCGVRERCPAELYKQANNKIDARLPHGLKVQPHFIEVRGNGSLTKTYCYKACLTAGSGSDTFMFYNTGAQTGPGPGGAQAAVTDSRHLTGQSGQSAGNLIILKNDVVSQNEPXQPNPDWRYSASLRAGMHSSVHLEEAGILRAGPGGPDQQWPTASSATRGKELRSLYSCLVSGKQSNGQFL